A single window of Arvicanthis niloticus isolate mArvNil1 chromosome X, mArvNil1.pat.X, whole genome shotgun sequence DNA harbors:
- the Irak1 gene encoding interleukin-1 receptor-associated kinase 1 isoform X5, with protein sequence MAGGPGPGEPVVPGAQHFLYEVPPWVMCRFYKVMDALEPADWCQFAALIVRDQTELRLCERSEQRTASVLWPWINRNARVADLVHILTHLQLLRARDIITAWHPPAPVVPPSTAAPRPSSISAGSEAEDWSSRKLQSSASTFLSPAFPGSQTHSESELLQVPLPAFLGPPLPSLAPSSTKQPSPESPVSGLQKAHASPFCWPFCEISQGTCNFSEELRIGEGGFGCVYRAVMRNTTYAVKRLKEEADLEWTVVKQSFLTEVKQLSRFRHPNIVDFAGYCAESGFYCLVYGFLPNGSLEDQLHLQTQACSPLSWPQRLDILLGTARAIQFLHQDSPSLIHGDIKSSNVLLDERLMPKLGDFGLARFSRFAGANPSQSSTVARTCTVRGTLAYLPEEYIKTGRLAVDTDTFSFGVVILETLAGQRAVRTQGAKTKYLKDLIEDEAEEAGVALKSTQPTLCVGVATDAWAAPIAAQIYKKHLDSRPGPCPPQLGLALAQLACCCMHRRAKKRPPMTQVALRRQNSQHSLLAFWLCLGRCSVELCGKGLLLCWMGLRSQEQVYKRLEGLQAGPPWELEVAGHGSPSPQENSYMSTTGSAQSGDEPWQPLVVTTRTPAQAAQQLQRSPNQPVESDESVPGLSATLHSWHLTPGSHPSPVSFREASCTQGGTTRESSLRSSPGFQPTTMEGSSTGSSSLLSSEPPQIIINPARQKMVQKLALYEEGVLDSLQLLSSDFFPGLDLEPEKKQGPEESDEFQS encoded by the exons ATGGCCGGGGGGCCGGGCCCCGGGGAGCCTGTGGTTCCTGGCGCCCAGCACTTCTTGTACGAGGTGCCACCCTGGGTTATGTGCCGCTTCTACAAAGTGATGGACGCCCTGGAGCCCGCCGACTGGTGCCAGTTCG CGGCCTTGATCGTGCGCGACCAGACAGAGCTGCGGCTGTGCGAGCGGTCCGAGCAGCGCACTGCCAGTGTCCTGTGGCCCTGGATCAACCGCAACGCACGCGTGGCTGACCTCGTTCACATCCTCACGCACCTGCAGCTGCTGCGTGCGCGGGACATCATCACAGCCT GGCACCCTCCTGCCCCTGTTGTGCCCCCAAGCACCGCTGCCCCAAGGCCCAGCAGCATCTCTGCAGGCTCTGAGGCCGAGGACTGGAGCTCCCGGAAATTGCagtcctctgcctccaccttcctctccccag CTTTTCCAGGCTCCCAGACCCATTCTGAGTCAGAGCTCCTCCAGGTTCCACTCCCTGCTTTTCTCGGGCCACCACTACCATCTTTAGCCCCTTCCTCCACCAAG CAGCCAAGCCCAGAGAGCCCAGTGTCTGGCCTCCAAAAAGCCCATGCCTCCCCATTTTGCTGGCCCTTCTGTGAGATTTCCCAAGGCACCTGCAACTTCTCTGAAGAACTCAGAATTGGAGAGGGGGGTTTTGGGTGTGTGTACCGAGCTGTCATGAGAAATACTACATATGCTGTGAAGAGACTGAAAGAG GAGGCTGACCTAGAGTGGACTGTGGTGAAACAGAGCTTCCTAACAGAGGTGAAACAGCTATCAAG GTTTCGTCACCCAAATATCGTGGATTTTGCTGGCTACTGTGCAGAGAGTGGCTTCTACTGCCTTGTTTATGGCTTCTTGCCCAATGGCTCCTTGGAGGATCAACTCCACCTTCAG ACCCAGGCCTGCTCCCCCCTTTCCTGGCCTCAACGACTGGACATTCTTCTTGGCACAGCCCGGGCTATTCAATTTTTACATCAGGACAGCCCCAGCCTTATCCATGGAGACATCAAGAG TTCTAATGTGCTTCTGGATGAGAGACTGATGCCCAAGCTGGGAGACTTTGGCCTGGCTCGTTTCAGCCGCTTTGCAGGGGCCAACCCAAGCCAGAGTAGTACTGTGGCCCGGACTTGCACAGTTCGAGGTACCCTCGCCTACCTGCCTGAGGAGTACATCAAGACAGGCCGGCTGGCTGTGGACACGGATACCTTCAGCTTTGGGGTG GTAATACTAGAGACCCTTGCTGGTCAGAGGGCTGTGAGGACACAAGGTGCAAAGACCAAGTATCTG AAAGACCTGATTGAAGATGAGGCTGAAGAGGCCGGAGTGGCCCTGAAAAGCACCCAGCCTactctgtgtgtgggtgtagcCACAGATGCTTGGGCTGCTCCAATTGCTGCCCAGATCTATAAGAAGCACCTGGACTCCAGACCTGGACCCTGCCCACCCCAGTTGGGCCTGGCCCTGGCTCAACTAGCTTGCTGCTGCATGCATCGTCGGGCCAAGAAGAGGCCCCCCATGACCCAGGTAGCCCTGAGGAG GCAAAACTCCCAACATTCCTTGCTTGCCTTTTGGCTCTGTTTGGGGAGGTGCTCTGTGGAACTATGTGGTAAAGGGCTGCTGCTTTGCTGGATGGGACTCAGATCCCAGGAACAG GTATACAAGAGACTAGAAGGGCTTCAGGCAGGGCCTCCCTGGGAGCTAGAGGTTGCCGGCCATGGCTCCCCTTCCCCACAGGAGAACTCCTACATGTCCACCACTGGCAGTGCCCAGAGTGGGGATGAACCATGGCAGCCTCTGGTAGTGACCACAAGAACCCCAGCCCAGGCTGCCCAGCAACTCCAAAGAAGTCCCAACCAGCCAGTGGAGAGTGATGAGAGTGTTCCTGGTCTCTCTGCTACCCTGCATTCCTGGCACTTGACTCCAGGTTCCCACCCAAGCCCGGTGTCCTTCAGAGAGGCTAGCTGTACCCAGGGAGGCACTACCAGGGAATCAAGTTTGAGGAGTAGCCCAGGCTTCCAGCCTACAACCATGGAAG GCTCATCCACAGGCAGTTCATCCCTGCTGTCATCAGAGCCACCACAGATCATCATCAACCCAGCCCGACAGAAGATGGTACAAAAGCTGGCCCTGTATGAGGAGGGGGTCTTGGATAGCCTGCAACTGCTGTCATCAGACTTTTTCCCAG
- the Irak1 gene encoding interleukin-1 receptor-associated kinase 1 isoform X1 — protein MAGGPGPGEPVVPGAQHFLYEVPPWVMCRFYKVMDALEPADWCQFAALIVRDQTELRLCERSEQRTASVLWPWINRNARVADLVHILTHLQLLRARDIITAWHPPAPVVPPSTAAPRPSSISAGSEAEDWSSRKLQSSASTFLSPAFPGSQTHSESELLQVPLPAFLGPPLPSLAPSSTKQPSPESPVSGLQKAHASPFCWPFCEISQGTCNFSEELRIGEGGFGCVYRAVMRNTTYAVKRLKEEADLEWTVVKQSFLTEVKQLSRFRHPNIVDFAGYCAESGFYCLVYGFLPNGSLEDQLHLQTQACSPLSWPQRLDILLGTARAIQFLHQDSPSLIHGDIKSSNVLLDERLMPKLGDFGLARFSRFAGANPSQSSTVARTCTVRGTLAYLPEEYIKTGRLAVDTDTFSFGVVILETLAGQRAVRTQGAKTKYLKDLIEDEAEEAGVALKSTQPTLCVGVATDAWAAPIAAQIYKKHLDSRPGPCPPQLGLALAQLACCCMHRRAKKRPPMTQVYKRLEGLQAGPPWELEVAGHGSPSPQENSYMSTTGSAQSGDEPWQPLVVTTRTPAQAAQQLQRSPNQPVESDESVPGLSATLHSWHLTPGSHPSPVSFREASCTQGGTTRESSLRSSPGFQPTTMEGSSTGSSSLLSSEPPQIIINPARQKMVQKLALYEEGVLDSLQLLSSDFFPGLDLEPEKKQGPEESDEFQS, from the exons ATGGCCGGGGGGCCGGGCCCCGGGGAGCCTGTGGTTCCTGGCGCCCAGCACTTCTTGTACGAGGTGCCACCCTGGGTTATGTGCCGCTTCTACAAAGTGATGGACGCCCTGGAGCCCGCCGACTGGTGCCAGTTCG CGGCCTTGATCGTGCGCGACCAGACAGAGCTGCGGCTGTGCGAGCGGTCCGAGCAGCGCACTGCCAGTGTCCTGTGGCCCTGGATCAACCGCAACGCACGCGTGGCTGACCTCGTTCACATCCTCACGCACCTGCAGCTGCTGCGTGCGCGGGACATCATCACAGCCT GGCACCCTCCTGCCCCTGTTGTGCCCCCAAGCACCGCTGCCCCAAGGCCCAGCAGCATCTCTGCAGGCTCTGAGGCCGAGGACTGGAGCTCCCGGAAATTGCagtcctctgcctccaccttcctctccccag CTTTTCCAGGCTCCCAGACCCATTCTGAGTCAGAGCTCCTCCAGGTTCCACTCCCTGCTTTTCTCGGGCCACCACTACCATCTTTAGCCCCTTCCTCCACCAAG CAGCCAAGCCCAGAGAGCCCAGTGTCTGGCCTCCAAAAAGCCCATGCCTCCCCATTTTGCTGGCCCTTCTGTGAGATTTCCCAAGGCACCTGCAACTTCTCTGAAGAACTCAGAATTGGAGAGGGGGGTTTTGGGTGTGTGTACCGAGCTGTCATGAGAAATACTACATATGCTGTGAAGAGACTGAAAGAG GAGGCTGACCTAGAGTGGACTGTGGTGAAACAGAGCTTCCTAACAGAGGTGAAACAGCTATCAAG GTTTCGTCACCCAAATATCGTGGATTTTGCTGGCTACTGTGCAGAGAGTGGCTTCTACTGCCTTGTTTATGGCTTCTTGCCCAATGGCTCCTTGGAGGATCAACTCCACCTTCAG ACCCAGGCCTGCTCCCCCCTTTCCTGGCCTCAACGACTGGACATTCTTCTTGGCACAGCCCGGGCTATTCAATTTTTACATCAGGACAGCCCCAGCCTTATCCATGGAGACATCAAGAG TTCTAATGTGCTTCTGGATGAGAGACTGATGCCCAAGCTGGGAGACTTTGGCCTGGCTCGTTTCAGCCGCTTTGCAGGGGCCAACCCAAGCCAGAGTAGTACTGTGGCCCGGACTTGCACAGTTCGAGGTACCCTCGCCTACCTGCCTGAGGAGTACATCAAGACAGGCCGGCTGGCTGTGGACACGGATACCTTCAGCTTTGGGGTG GTAATACTAGAGACCCTTGCTGGTCAGAGGGCTGTGAGGACACAAGGTGCAAAGACCAAGTATCTG AAAGACCTGATTGAAGATGAGGCTGAAGAGGCCGGAGTGGCCCTGAAAAGCACCCAGCCTactctgtgtgtgggtgtagcCACAGATGCTTGGGCTGCTCCAATTGCTGCCCAGATCTATAAGAAGCACCTGGACTCCAGACCTGGACCCTGCCCACCCCAGTTGGGCCTGGCCCTGGCTCAACTAGCTTGCTGCTGCATGCATCGTCGGGCCAAGAAGAGGCCCCCCATGACCCAG GTATACAAGAGACTAGAAGGGCTTCAGGCAGGGCCTCCCTGGGAGCTAGAGGTTGCCGGCCATGGCTCCCCTTCCCCACAGGAGAACTCCTACATGTCCACCACTGGCAGTGCCCAGAGTGGGGATGAACCATGGCAGCCTCTGGTAGTGACCACAAGAACCCCAGCCCAGGCTGCCCAGCAACTCCAAAGAAGTCCCAACCAGCCAGTGGAGAGTGATGAGAGTGTTCCTGGTCTCTCTGCTACCCTGCATTCCTGGCACTTGACTCCAGGTTCCCACCCAAGCCCGGTGTCCTTCAGAGAGGCTAGCTGTACCCAGGGAGGCACTACCAGGGAATCAAGTTTGAGGAGTAGCCCAGGCTTCCAGCCTACAACCATGGAAG GCTCATCCACAGGCAGTTCATCCCTGCTGTCATCAGAGCCACCACAGATCATCATCAACCCAGCCCGACAGAAGATGGTACAAAAGCTGGCCCTGTATGAGGAGGGGGTCTTGGATAGCCTGCAACTGCTGTCATCAGACTTTTTCCCAG
- the Irak1 gene encoding interleukin-1 receptor-associated kinase 1 isoform X2: MAGGPGPGEPVVPGAQHFLYEVPPWVMCRFYKVMDALEPADWCQFAALIVRDQTELRLCERSEQRTASVLWPWINRNARVADLVHILTHLQLLRARDIITAWHPPAPVVPPSTAAPRPSSISAGSEAEDWSSRKLQSSASTFLSPAFPGSQTHSESELLQVPLPAFLGPPLPSLAPSSTKPSPESPVSGLQKAHASPFCWPFCEISQGTCNFSEELRIGEGGFGCVYRAVMRNTTYAVKRLKEEADLEWTVVKQSFLTEVKQLSRFRHPNIVDFAGYCAESGFYCLVYGFLPNGSLEDQLHLQTQACSPLSWPQRLDILLGTARAIQFLHQDSPSLIHGDIKSSNVLLDERLMPKLGDFGLARFSRFAGANPSQSSTVARTCTVRGTLAYLPEEYIKTGRLAVDTDTFSFGVVILETLAGQRAVRTQGAKTKYLKDLIEDEAEEAGVALKSTQPTLCVGVATDAWAAPIAAQIYKKHLDSRPGPCPPQLGLALAQLACCCMHRRAKKRPPMTQVYKRLEGLQAGPPWELEVAGHGSPSPQENSYMSTTGSAQSGDEPWQPLVVTTRTPAQAAQQLQRSPNQPVESDESVPGLSATLHSWHLTPGSHPSPVSFREASCTQGGTTRESSLRSSPGFQPTTMEGSSTGSSSLLSSEPPQIIINPARQKMVQKLALYEEGVLDSLQLLSSDFFPGLDLEPEKKQGPEESDEFQS; the protein is encoded by the exons ATGGCCGGGGGGCCGGGCCCCGGGGAGCCTGTGGTTCCTGGCGCCCAGCACTTCTTGTACGAGGTGCCACCCTGGGTTATGTGCCGCTTCTACAAAGTGATGGACGCCCTGGAGCCCGCCGACTGGTGCCAGTTCG CGGCCTTGATCGTGCGCGACCAGACAGAGCTGCGGCTGTGCGAGCGGTCCGAGCAGCGCACTGCCAGTGTCCTGTGGCCCTGGATCAACCGCAACGCACGCGTGGCTGACCTCGTTCACATCCTCACGCACCTGCAGCTGCTGCGTGCGCGGGACATCATCACAGCCT GGCACCCTCCTGCCCCTGTTGTGCCCCCAAGCACCGCTGCCCCAAGGCCCAGCAGCATCTCTGCAGGCTCTGAGGCCGAGGACTGGAGCTCCCGGAAATTGCagtcctctgcctccaccttcctctccccag CTTTTCCAGGCTCCCAGACCCATTCTGAGTCAGAGCTCCTCCAGGTTCCACTCCCTGCTTTTCTCGGGCCACCACTACCATCTTTAGCCCCTTCCTCCACCAAG CCAAGCCCAGAGAGCCCAGTGTCTGGCCTCCAAAAAGCCCATGCCTCCCCATTTTGCTGGCCCTTCTGTGAGATTTCCCAAGGCACCTGCAACTTCTCTGAAGAACTCAGAATTGGAGAGGGGGGTTTTGGGTGTGTGTACCGAGCTGTCATGAGAAATACTACATATGCTGTGAAGAGACTGAAAGAG GAGGCTGACCTAGAGTGGACTGTGGTGAAACAGAGCTTCCTAACAGAGGTGAAACAGCTATCAAG GTTTCGTCACCCAAATATCGTGGATTTTGCTGGCTACTGTGCAGAGAGTGGCTTCTACTGCCTTGTTTATGGCTTCTTGCCCAATGGCTCCTTGGAGGATCAACTCCACCTTCAG ACCCAGGCCTGCTCCCCCCTTTCCTGGCCTCAACGACTGGACATTCTTCTTGGCACAGCCCGGGCTATTCAATTTTTACATCAGGACAGCCCCAGCCTTATCCATGGAGACATCAAGAG TTCTAATGTGCTTCTGGATGAGAGACTGATGCCCAAGCTGGGAGACTTTGGCCTGGCTCGTTTCAGCCGCTTTGCAGGGGCCAACCCAAGCCAGAGTAGTACTGTGGCCCGGACTTGCACAGTTCGAGGTACCCTCGCCTACCTGCCTGAGGAGTACATCAAGACAGGCCGGCTGGCTGTGGACACGGATACCTTCAGCTTTGGGGTG GTAATACTAGAGACCCTTGCTGGTCAGAGGGCTGTGAGGACACAAGGTGCAAAGACCAAGTATCTG AAAGACCTGATTGAAGATGAGGCTGAAGAGGCCGGAGTGGCCCTGAAAAGCACCCAGCCTactctgtgtgtgggtgtagcCACAGATGCTTGGGCTGCTCCAATTGCTGCCCAGATCTATAAGAAGCACCTGGACTCCAGACCTGGACCCTGCCCACCCCAGTTGGGCCTGGCCCTGGCTCAACTAGCTTGCTGCTGCATGCATCGTCGGGCCAAGAAGAGGCCCCCCATGACCCAG GTATACAAGAGACTAGAAGGGCTTCAGGCAGGGCCTCCCTGGGAGCTAGAGGTTGCCGGCCATGGCTCCCCTTCCCCACAGGAGAACTCCTACATGTCCACCACTGGCAGTGCCCAGAGTGGGGATGAACCATGGCAGCCTCTGGTAGTGACCACAAGAACCCCAGCCCAGGCTGCCCAGCAACTCCAAAGAAGTCCCAACCAGCCAGTGGAGAGTGATGAGAGTGTTCCTGGTCTCTCTGCTACCCTGCATTCCTGGCACTTGACTCCAGGTTCCCACCCAAGCCCGGTGTCCTTCAGAGAGGCTAGCTGTACCCAGGGAGGCACTACCAGGGAATCAAGTTTGAGGAGTAGCCCAGGCTTCCAGCCTACAACCATGGAAG GCTCATCCACAGGCAGTTCATCCCTGCTGTCATCAGAGCCACCACAGATCATCATCAACCCAGCCCGACAGAAGATGGTACAAAAGCTGGCCCTGTATGAGGAGGGGGTCTTGGATAGCCTGCAACTGCTGTCATCAGACTTTTTCCCAG
- the Irak1 gene encoding interleukin-1 receptor-associated kinase 1 isoform X4 encodes MAGGPGPGEPVVPGAQHFLYEVPPWVMCRFYKVMDALEPADWCQFAALIVRDQTELRLCERSEQRTASVLWPWINRNARVADLVHILTHLQLLRARDIITAWHPPAPVVPPSTAAPRPSSISAGSEAEDWSSRKLQSSASTFLSPAFPGSQTHSESELLQVPLPAFLGPPLPSLAPSSTKPSPESPVSGLQKAHASPFCWPFCEISQGTCNFSEELRIGEGGFGCVYRAVMRNTTYAVKRLKEEADLEWTVVKQSFLTEVKQLSRFRHPNIVDFAGYCAESGFYCLVYGFLPNGSLEDQLHLQTQACSPLSWPQRLDILLGTARAIQFLHQDSPSLIHGDIKSSNVLLDERLMPKLGDFGLARFSRFAGANPSQSSTVARTCTVRGTLAYLPEEYIKTGRLAVDTDTFSFGVVILETLAGQRAVRTQGAKTKYLKDLIEDEAEEAGVALKSTQPTLCVGVATDAWAAPIAAQIYKKHLDSRPGPCPPQLGLALAQLACCCMHRRAKKRPPMTQENSYMSTTGSAQSGDEPWQPLVVTTRTPAQAAQQLQRSPNQPVESDESVPGLSATLHSWHLTPGSHPSPVSFREASCTQGGTTRESSLRSSPGFQPTTMEGSSTGSSSLLSSEPPQIIINPARQKMVQKLALYEEGVLDSLQLLSSDFFPGLDLEPEKKQGPEESDEFQS; translated from the exons ATGGCCGGGGGGCCGGGCCCCGGGGAGCCTGTGGTTCCTGGCGCCCAGCACTTCTTGTACGAGGTGCCACCCTGGGTTATGTGCCGCTTCTACAAAGTGATGGACGCCCTGGAGCCCGCCGACTGGTGCCAGTTCG CGGCCTTGATCGTGCGCGACCAGACAGAGCTGCGGCTGTGCGAGCGGTCCGAGCAGCGCACTGCCAGTGTCCTGTGGCCCTGGATCAACCGCAACGCACGCGTGGCTGACCTCGTTCACATCCTCACGCACCTGCAGCTGCTGCGTGCGCGGGACATCATCACAGCCT GGCACCCTCCTGCCCCTGTTGTGCCCCCAAGCACCGCTGCCCCAAGGCCCAGCAGCATCTCTGCAGGCTCTGAGGCCGAGGACTGGAGCTCCCGGAAATTGCagtcctctgcctccaccttcctctccccag CTTTTCCAGGCTCCCAGACCCATTCTGAGTCAGAGCTCCTCCAGGTTCCACTCCCTGCTTTTCTCGGGCCACCACTACCATCTTTAGCCCCTTCCTCCACCAAG CCAAGCCCAGAGAGCCCAGTGTCTGGCCTCCAAAAAGCCCATGCCTCCCCATTTTGCTGGCCCTTCTGTGAGATTTCCCAAGGCACCTGCAACTTCTCTGAAGAACTCAGAATTGGAGAGGGGGGTTTTGGGTGTGTGTACCGAGCTGTCATGAGAAATACTACATATGCTGTGAAGAGACTGAAAGAG GAGGCTGACCTAGAGTGGACTGTGGTGAAACAGAGCTTCCTAACAGAGGTGAAACAGCTATCAAG GTTTCGTCACCCAAATATCGTGGATTTTGCTGGCTACTGTGCAGAGAGTGGCTTCTACTGCCTTGTTTATGGCTTCTTGCCCAATGGCTCCTTGGAGGATCAACTCCACCTTCAG ACCCAGGCCTGCTCCCCCCTTTCCTGGCCTCAACGACTGGACATTCTTCTTGGCACAGCCCGGGCTATTCAATTTTTACATCAGGACAGCCCCAGCCTTATCCATGGAGACATCAAGAG TTCTAATGTGCTTCTGGATGAGAGACTGATGCCCAAGCTGGGAGACTTTGGCCTGGCTCGTTTCAGCCGCTTTGCAGGGGCCAACCCAAGCCAGAGTAGTACTGTGGCCCGGACTTGCACAGTTCGAGGTACCCTCGCCTACCTGCCTGAGGAGTACATCAAGACAGGCCGGCTGGCTGTGGACACGGATACCTTCAGCTTTGGGGTG GTAATACTAGAGACCCTTGCTGGTCAGAGGGCTGTGAGGACACAAGGTGCAAAGACCAAGTATCTG AAAGACCTGATTGAAGATGAGGCTGAAGAGGCCGGAGTGGCCCTGAAAAGCACCCAGCCTactctgtgtgtgggtgtagcCACAGATGCTTGGGCTGCTCCAATTGCTGCCCAGATCTATAAGAAGCACCTGGACTCCAGACCTGGACCCTGCCCACCCCAGTTGGGCCTGGCCCTGGCTCAACTAGCTTGCTGCTGCATGCATCGTCGGGCCAAGAAGAGGCCCCCCATGACCCAG GAGAACTCCTACATGTCCACCACTGGCAGTGCCCAGAGTGGGGATGAACCATGGCAGCCTCTGGTAGTGACCACAAGAACCCCAGCCCAGGCTGCCCAGCAACTCCAAAGAAGTCCCAACCAGCCAGTGGAGAGTGATGAGAGTGTTCCTGGTCTCTCTGCTACCCTGCATTCCTGGCACTTGACTCCAGGTTCCCACCCAAGCCCGGTGTCCTTCAGAGAGGCTAGCTGTACCCAGGGAGGCACTACCAGGGAATCAAGTTTGAGGAGTAGCCCAGGCTTCCAGCCTACAACCATGGAAG GCTCATCCACAGGCAGTTCATCCCTGCTGTCATCAGAGCCACCACAGATCATCATCAACCCAGCCCGACAGAAGATGGTACAAAAGCTGGCCCTGTATGAGGAGGGGGTCTTGGATAGCCTGCAACTGCTGTCATCAGACTTTTTCCCAG
- the Irak1 gene encoding interleukin-1 receptor-associated kinase 1 isoform X3 — MAGGPGPGEPVVPGAQHFLYEVPPWVMCRFYKVMDALEPADWCQFAALIVRDQTELRLCERSEQRTASVLWPWINRNARVADLVHILTHLQLLRARDIITAWHPPAPVVPPSTAAPRPSSISAGSEAEDWSSRKLQSSASTFLSPAFPGSQTHSESELLQVPLPAFLGPPLPSLAPSSTKQPSPESPVSGLQKAHASPFCWPFCEISQGTCNFSEELRIGEGGFGCVYRAVMRNTTYAVKRLKEEADLEWTVVKQSFLTEVKQLSRFRHPNIVDFAGYCAESGFYCLVYGFLPNGSLEDQLHLQTQACSPLSWPQRLDILLGTARAIQFLHQDSPSLIHGDIKSSNVLLDERLMPKLGDFGLARFSRFAGANPSQSSTVARTCTVRGTLAYLPEEYIKTGRLAVDTDTFSFGVKDLIEDEAEEAGVALKSTQPTLCVGVATDAWAAPIAAQIYKKHLDSRPGPCPPQLGLALAQLACCCMHRRAKKRPPMTQVYKRLEGLQAGPPWELEVAGHGSPSPQENSYMSTTGSAQSGDEPWQPLVVTTRTPAQAAQQLQRSPNQPVESDESVPGLSATLHSWHLTPGSHPSPVSFREASCTQGGTTRESSLRSSPGFQPTTMEGSSTGSSSLLSSEPPQIIINPARQKMVQKLALYEEGVLDSLQLLSSDFFPGLDLEPEKKQGPEESDEFQS, encoded by the exons ATGGCCGGGGGGCCGGGCCCCGGGGAGCCTGTGGTTCCTGGCGCCCAGCACTTCTTGTACGAGGTGCCACCCTGGGTTATGTGCCGCTTCTACAAAGTGATGGACGCCCTGGAGCCCGCCGACTGGTGCCAGTTCG CGGCCTTGATCGTGCGCGACCAGACAGAGCTGCGGCTGTGCGAGCGGTCCGAGCAGCGCACTGCCAGTGTCCTGTGGCCCTGGATCAACCGCAACGCACGCGTGGCTGACCTCGTTCACATCCTCACGCACCTGCAGCTGCTGCGTGCGCGGGACATCATCACAGCCT GGCACCCTCCTGCCCCTGTTGTGCCCCCAAGCACCGCTGCCCCAAGGCCCAGCAGCATCTCTGCAGGCTCTGAGGCCGAGGACTGGAGCTCCCGGAAATTGCagtcctctgcctccaccttcctctccccag CTTTTCCAGGCTCCCAGACCCATTCTGAGTCAGAGCTCCTCCAGGTTCCACTCCCTGCTTTTCTCGGGCCACCACTACCATCTTTAGCCCCTTCCTCCACCAAG CAGCCAAGCCCAGAGAGCCCAGTGTCTGGCCTCCAAAAAGCCCATGCCTCCCCATTTTGCTGGCCCTTCTGTGAGATTTCCCAAGGCACCTGCAACTTCTCTGAAGAACTCAGAATTGGAGAGGGGGGTTTTGGGTGTGTGTACCGAGCTGTCATGAGAAATACTACATATGCTGTGAAGAGACTGAAAGAG GAGGCTGACCTAGAGTGGACTGTGGTGAAACAGAGCTTCCTAACAGAGGTGAAACAGCTATCAAG GTTTCGTCACCCAAATATCGTGGATTTTGCTGGCTACTGTGCAGAGAGTGGCTTCTACTGCCTTGTTTATGGCTTCTTGCCCAATGGCTCCTTGGAGGATCAACTCCACCTTCAG ACCCAGGCCTGCTCCCCCCTTTCCTGGCCTCAACGACTGGACATTCTTCTTGGCACAGCCCGGGCTATTCAATTTTTACATCAGGACAGCCCCAGCCTTATCCATGGAGACATCAAGAG TTCTAATGTGCTTCTGGATGAGAGACTGATGCCCAAGCTGGGAGACTTTGGCCTGGCTCGTTTCAGCCGCTTTGCAGGGGCCAACCCAAGCCAGAGTAGTACTGTGGCCCGGACTTGCACAGTTCGAGGTACCCTCGCCTACCTGCCTGAGGAGTACATCAAGACAGGCCGGCTGGCTGTGGACACGGATACCTTCAGCTTTGGGGTG AAAGACCTGATTGAAGATGAGGCTGAAGAGGCCGGAGTGGCCCTGAAAAGCACCCAGCCTactctgtgtgtgggtgtagcCACAGATGCTTGGGCTGCTCCAATTGCTGCCCAGATCTATAAGAAGCACCTGGACTCCAGACCTGGACCCTGCCCACCCCAGTTGGGCCTGGCCCTGGCTCAACTAGCTTGCTGCTGCATGCATCGTCGGGCCAAGAAGAGGCCCCCCATGACCCAG GTATACAAGAGACTAGAAGGGCTTCAGGCAGGGCCTCCCTGGGAGCTAGAGGTTGCCGGCCATGGCTCCCCTTCCCCACAGGAGAACTCCTACATGTCCACCACTGGCAGTGCCCAGAGTGGGGATGAACCATGGCAGCCTCTGGTAGTGACCACAAGAACCCCAGCCCAGGCTGCCCAGCAACTCCAAAGAAGTCCCAACCAGCCAGTGGAGAGTGATGAGAGTGTTCCTGGTCTCTCTGCTACCCTGCATTCCTGGCACTTGACTCCAGGTTCCCACCCAAGCCCGGTGTCCTTCAGAGAGGCTAGCTGTACCCAGGGAGGCACTACCAGGGAATCAAGTTTGAGGAGTAGCCCAGGCTTCCAGCCTACAACCATGGAAG GCTCATCCACAGGCAGTTCATCCCTGCTGTCATCAGAGCCACCACAGATCATCATCAACCCAGCCCGACAGAAGATGGTACAAAAGCTGGCCCTGTATGAGGAGGGGGTCTTGGATAGCCTGCAACTGCTGTCATCAGACTTTTTCCCAG